The Ascochyta rabiei chromosome 5, complete sequence genome has a segment encoding these proteins:
- a CDS encoding Bud site selection protein, Revert to axial protein 1 produces MSGELTRPVDNGENIHRNRFPTLFEVLSRKTVAPLDLFSFYIYMRDQQRSVDYLDFWLDVSQHLQLCRLYVRRLHRSLVEDTPEIEKASKRSSYMQNFDDAGEGPSNEKDMDDQRLSAFLRSDRPSRNHSPQNSQGSNQSHELPRPSFGITPGDSSSPGQLSSNDHSQPRREDLRASAEKILYTYLLPGSEREIIIPQSILNDVQNAIEGPEQRSDPELFDQAKDYVFQAMERDAYPGFLQNKGLGNLVPQSMMIRLIVGLISFFAAVWAAFVLIFLDKSRAIRCWLILPFFVAIYLIITHQYMLDPLIALAGYSEYTLFDFNKIREKFVQKTLTRRAITVLVLFVIVLTAVCCLFIFVPGKRL; encoded by the exons ATGTCTGGCGAACTCACACGTCCGGTTGACAATGGGGAGAATATCCACCGCAACCGCTTCCCGACGTTGTTCGAGGTCTTGAGTCGCAAGACGGTCGCACCACTCGATCTTTTCTCCTTCTACATCTACATGCGCGACCAGCAGCGCTCGGTCGATTACCTGGATTTCTG GCTCGATGTTTCCCAACATCTTCAGCTGTGCCGACTGTACGTTCGACGCCTACACAGGAGCCTGGTGGAAGATACCCCAGAGATTGAAAAGGCGTCCAAGCGCTCGTCTTACATGCAGAACTTCGATGACGCTGGAGAAGGACCATCGAACGAGAAGGACATGGATGACCAGCGCCTGTCTGCGTTCCTGAGATCGGACCGACCCAGCAGAAACCATTCGCCCCAGAACAGCCAGGGCAGCAACCAGAGTCACGAGCTTCCGCGTCCTAGCTTTGGCATCACGCCCGGAGACTCGAGTTCGCCTGGGCAGTTGTCCTCGAACGACCACTCGCAGCCGCGTAGAGAAGACCTGCGTGCATCGGCCGAGAAGATTCTCTACACATATCTGCTGCCAGGGTCCGAGCGGGAGATTATCATCCCGCAAAGCATCCTCAACGACGTGCAGAATGCGATCGAAGGGCCGGAGCAGCGATCGGACCCGGAGCTATTCGACCAAGCCAAGGACTACGTCTTCCAGGCCATGGAGCGAGACGCGTATCCAGGATTTCTGCAGAACAAAGGTCTTGGAAACCTGGTGCCGCAGAGCATGATGATTCGGCTCATAGTGGGGCTGATCAGCTTCTTTGCTGCCGTGTGGGCGGCGTTTGTTCTGATCTTCCTGGACAAGTCGCGGGCAATAAGGTGTTGG CTCATCCTTCCTTTCTTCGTCGCCATCTACCTCATTATCACACACCAGTACATGCTCGACCCGCTCATTGCGCTGGCTGGGTACAGCGAGTACACGCTCTTCGACTTCAACAAGATCCGCGAGAAGTTTGTGCAGAAGACGCTCACTCGGCGCGCCATTACCGTGCTGGTGCTGTTCGTCATCGTCTTGACGGCCGTGTGCTGTCTGTTCATTTTCGTGCCTGGGAAGCGGCTATAA
- a CDS encoding Sad1-interacting factor 3: MSAPTAKSKRGPTVLMTDSRNSAPRQLPRPSTLQRQATLISVDNILQYASDIPSQQRRGPPGVRPANHSRTPSGRHPLDPKLSGRLIPQHMPTRSSKLSEKLVLLPETDEADEDEKGDFDDDDESAGPPTDAQLGRRTAKGGPTDKSYAERLPKARRTDKLSRVTAYCTAQAFKMKSTAAFVKDTHHARTKLYDDCLYCVYHLPLLPATDGYRVRSSPALKSPGGKTVLDEEIERNEARNHHEGYFGDEETYFVRDDDQASDESPSFLAHTTARDRRDSDSGPTRVPPNALAFGEMFVFSYGVVVFWNFTEKQEKDILADLTFSFNHTGIQIATRPLTESDFETEEFHFEYNPEIPRPRVYNDMITLKSGDHMIKLAMSHAIAQSTKLSLFEEGMNRTMLAAQYVPKRLALTGKLGMRRTDVVKMIGQLFTSRVDVNLSSNMLDAPAFFWDSEPTLHPLYTAVREYLEIKPRIQVLNERCQVFLDLGEILSDSISDKKMTRITWIIIFLIVVSICVTCLEVILRFAILNSRKGGAPVQGNIHGLSVGSPDGPLKGLGGLDRVGYAGPSLLFARTLVWAVSSVKGVFA; the protein is encoded by the exons ATGAGCGCACCCACGGCGAAGAGCAAGCGAGGCCCCACGGTGCTGATGACCGACTCGCGCAATTCAGCGCCCCGACAGCTGCCGCGCCCGTCGACGCTGCAACGCCAGGCCACGCTCATCTCGGTCGACAACATCCTGCAGTACGCCTCGGACATTCCTTCGCAGCAGCGCCGCGGCCCGCCTGGCGTGCGGCCGGCCAACCACAGTCGCACGCCCAGTGGCCGCCATCCGCTCGACCCCAAGCTGTCCGGTCGGCTGATCCCCCAGCACATGCCGACGCGCTCCAGCAAGCTCAGTGAGAAGCTCGTCCTGCTGCCCGAGACGGACGAGGccgacgaggacgagaagGGCGACTTcgatgacgacgatgagAGTGCAGGGCCGCCTACCGACGCTCAACTCGGCCGCCGCACTGCCAAAGGCGGGCCCACGGACAAGAGTTACGCTGAGCGGCTGCCCAAGGCGCGGCGCACCGACAAGCTCTCGCGCGTCACCGCCTACTGCACCGCGCAAGCGTTCAAGATGAAGAGCACCGCCGCCTTCGTCAAGGACACGCACCACGCCCGCACCAAGCTGTACGACGACTGCCTGTACTGCGTCTACCACCTGCCCCTGCTGCCCGCCACCGACGGCTACCGCGTCCGCAGCAGCCCCGCCCTCAAGTCGCCCGGCGGCAAGACGGTCCTTGACGAGGAGATTGAGCGCAACGAGGCCCGTAACCACCACGAGGGCTACTTTGGCGACGAGGAGACGTACTTTGTGCGCGACGACGACCAGGCCTCGGACGAGTCGCCCAGCTTCCTCGCCCACACCACCGCCCGCGACCGCCGCGACTCAGACTCGGGCCCTACGCGCGTGCCCCCCAACGCCCTCGCTTTTGGCGAGATGTTCGTCTTTAGCTAcggcgtcgtcgtcttctGGAACTTCACCGAGAAGCAGGAAAAAGACATCCTCGCCGACCTGACCTTCAGCTTCAACCACACGGGCATCCAGATCGCCACCCGGCCCCTCACCGAGAGCGACTTCGAGACGGAGGAGTTCCACTTCGAGTACAACCCCGAGATCCCAAGGCCGCGCGTCTACAACGACATGATCACGCTGAAGAGCGGCGACCACATGATCAAGCTCGCCATGAGCCACGCAATTGCCCAGAGCACCAAGCTGAGTCTGTTCGAGGAGGGCATGAACCGCACCATGCTGGCCGCCCAGTACGTGCCCAAACGCCTCGCCCTGACAGGCAAGCTGGGCATGCGCCGAACCGACGTGGTCAAGATGATCGGCCAGCTCTTCACCTCGCGCGTCGACGTCAATCTCT CATCCAACATGCTCGACGCCCCCGCCTTCTTCTGGGACTCGGAGCCCACCCTACACCCTCTCTACACGGCCGTGCGCGAGTACCTCGAAATCAAGCCGCGCATCCAGGTCCTCAACGAGCGCTGCCAGGTCTTCCTCGACCTCGGCGAGATCCTTTCTGACTCCATCAGCGACAAGAAGATGACGCGCATCACCTGGATCATCATCTTCCTCATCGTCGTCAGCATCTGTGTCACCTGCCTCGAGGTCATTCTGCGCTTCGCCATCCTCAATAGCAGGAAAGGCGGCGCCCCCGTGCAGGGCAACATTCACGGCCTGAGTGTGGGGAGTCCCGACGGTCCGCTGAAGGGGCTCGGCGGGCTCGATAGGGTAGGGTACGCCGGGCCGAGTCTGCTGTTTGCGAGAACGCTGGTCTGGGCCGTGTCGAGTGTGAAAGGCGTATTTGCTTGA